AGTGGCACATGGGATCCTACTCAGTTTGATTTTACAAGTCCTAGCACCTGGAATGCACTGATGAACGGTGTAGCAACTTCGTCCTGGATTCTAATGAATCCTTCATCGTTGATCACCTCTTTCGCATCACTAACGACAGTGGTAGCTAAGGCAATATTTTTCGTCTCCAAGTTGGTACTGAGTCTTGGCTTCACATACCTTTTTGCCGCCATGAGTCAGGGCGGTGAGTTTGACGTCACCAAATGGGACTTCTCCGATCCACAGCTGTACATGAGCATTGTGGATGGGTTTACTACAGCCACCGTTGGTGTGCTGTTTGTTCGTAACCTACCCAAGCAGATTAGCAAATGGGGCGGTAAAATTAAACGCTCATTCGACTTAATTGCTACAAATGCGGCCGCTTTCCGAACTCAGTTGTTACTCGGACAGGATTGGGCTTCCAAGATTGTAGCCACGAAAAATTTTCTCGCCGTAAACTTCCGCAACACACGATCACTACAGAAAGGATTTCTAACTGTGGGTTTCTACGCGCTGATCGTAGGGCTACGATTTTCTGGAGTTTCGACTAGTGTCATTCCTGCGTACAGTGCAGTAGAATCGACCATCAATGTTGTTTTCACAGCGGAACAATTTTCCGATGCTATAGTAAAACCATTTCCTAAAGAGACGGCCAAAATACTAATGCCCAAAAGGCCGGCGATAGGGCGTATTGCAAGTTTTCGCTTCAGATCGACGGATAT
The sequence above is a segment of the Anopheles bellator unplaced genomic scaffold, idAnoBellAS_SP24_06.2 scaffold02851_ctg1, whole genome shotgun sequence genome. Coding sequences within it:
- the LOC131214836 gene encoding uncharacterized protein LOC131214836 — its product is KEQYASPYVYAGNSPVSLVDPDGEFAFALAIFVMAIVGAYIGASAANNSWNPLKWDWKSSSTWLGMLTGAITGASIPFNLASSVAFFVGLGLSLGASIGIMIGAGITFAYFTIAASSGTWDPTQFDFTSPSTWNALMNGVATSSWILMNPSSLITSFASLTTVVAKAIFFVSKLVLSLGFTYLFAAMSQGGEFDVTKWDFSDPQLYMSIVDGFTTATVGVLFVRNLPKQISKWGGKIKRSFDLIATNAAAFRTQLLLGQDWASKIVATKNFLAVNFRNTRSLQKGFLTVGFYALIVGLRFSGVSTSVIPAYSAVESTINVVFTAEQFSDAIVKPFPKETAKILMPKRPAIGRIASFRFRSTDISFDEAIT